The following proteins come from a genomic window of Mucinivorans hirudinis:
- a CDS encoding Conjugative transposon protein TraK, giving the protein MEFKSLKNIESSFKQIRLFAIIFICLCVGISGYSIWSSYTFAEAQRQKIYVLDGGKSLMLALSQDLSQNRPVEAREHVKRFHELFFTLSPDKNAIESNIKRALLLADKSAFNYYTDFAEKGYYNRIIAGNINQVVQVDSVACNFDNYPYKVNTYARQMIIRESNVTERSLVTKCNLLNSVRSDNNPHGFIIEAFEVIENKDIKTQKR; this is encoded by the coding sequence ATGGAATTTAAGTCATTAAAAAACATCGAGAGCAGTTTCAAGCAGATACGCCTCTTCGCCATCATCTTCATCTGCTTGTGCGTAGGCATTTCGGGGTACTCCATTTGGAGCTCCTACACCTTTGCCGAAGCACAACGCCAAAAGATTTACGTATTGGACGGTGGCAAATCGTTGATGCTCGCACTCTCGCAGGACTTGTCGCAAAACCGACCTGTCGAAGCACGAGAACACGTCAAGCGTTTTCACGAGCTATTTTTCACCCTCTCGCCAGATAAAAATGCGATTGAGAGCAACATCAAACGAGCACTGCTCTTGGCAGACAAAAGTGCATTTAACTACTACACAGACTTTGCTGAAAAGGGATATTACAACCGCATTATTGCCGGCAACATCAATCAGGTGGTGCAGGTGGATAGTGTAGCGTGCAATTTTGATAATTATCCTTACAAGGTCAACACCTATGCCCGTCAGATGATTATCCGAGAGAGCAACGTCACCGAGCGTAGTCTGGTTACAAAATGTAACCTATTGAACTCAGTCCGCTCAGACAACAACCCTCACGGCTTTATCATCGAAGCTTTTGAGGTGATCGAGAATAAGGACATCAAAACGCAAAAGCGATGA
- a CDS encoding Conjugative transposon protein TraL, translating to MIRRLVIKIQDWTEDKLRHLCGRITPEKRLAVILVMFAVFGITSLYIFVSAIYQIGKNEGQRIEIEHIEGLKLQQKDSINQLKFYDNGRKQD from the coding sequence ATGATACGCCGATTAGTAATCAAAATACAGGATTGGACAGAAGATAAACTTCGCCACCTGTGCGGACGGATAACCCCCGAAAAGCGGCTGGCTGTCATCCTTGTGATGTTTGCCGTGTTCGGAATCACCTCGCTCTACATCTTCGTTTCAGCAATCTATCAGATAGGCAAAAACGAGGGGCAGCGTATCGAAATCGAACACATAGAGGGGCTGAAACTACAACAAAAAGATAGTATTAACCAATTAAAATTTTACGACAATGGACGAAAACAAGATTGA
- a CDS encoding Mobile element protein: protein MGATQIPLAERREMVEKNHPRLSLVQQCILLNICRSGIYYASKGRASADELAVKAEIDRTYTKMPFYGVERMTEHLRKKGFTISPKRVRRYFRDMCISAIYPKPNTTWHNKEHKIYPYLLRGLTIDRVNQVWSTDITYIPMNGGYMYLCAIIDWHSRFVLAWGISNTHDSEFCQELLKEAIARYGKPEIFNTDQGSEFTAKEFVKILEENEIQISMDGKGRALDNIFVERLWRSVKYEYIYLSNPGSGKELYDGLTDYFRLYNTERLHQSLEYKTPSEVYMTAA, encoded by the coding sequence GTGGGAGCTACTCAAATCCCGTTAGCCGAGCGTAGAGAGATGGTAGAAAAGAATCATCCTCGGCTGAGTTTAGTTCAGCAGTGCATATTGCTAAACATTTGCCGCAGTGGCATATACTATGCGAGCAAAGGAAGAGCAAGTGCAGATGAGCTTGCTGTTAAAGCAGAGATAGACCGCACCTATACCAAAATGCCTTTCTATGGTGTCGAGCGGATGACTGAACACTTGCGAAAGAAAGGTTTTACGATAAGCCCTAAGCGAGTGCGTCGTTACTTTCGGGATATGTGCATCAGTGCTATCTACCCCAAGCCTAACACCACGTGGCATAATAAGGAGCATAAGATATACCCCTATCTATTGCGAGGATTAACTATTGACAGGGTAAATCAGGTTTGGAGTACCGACATCACCTATATCCCAATGAATGGAGGTTATATGTACCTGTGCGCCATCATTGATTGGCATTCACGCTTTGTGTTGGCTTGGGGGATAAGCAATACCCACGATAGCGAGTTCTGCCAAGAGTTGCTCAAAGAGGCTATTGCCAGATACGGCAAGCCGGAGATATTCAACACCGACCAAGGGAGTGAGTTCACGGCCAAGGAGTTCGTTAAGATACTTGAAGAAAATGAGATACAGATAAGTATGGACGGTAAAGGTAGGGCTTTGGATAATATTTTTGTCGAAAGGTTGTGGCGCAGCGTAAAATATGAGTATATTTACCTGTCGAACCCCGGCAGCGGCAAAGAGTTATATGATGGCTTGACTGACTATTTTCGTCTTTACAACACCGAAAGGCTACATCAATCGCTTGAATACAAGACTCCGAGTGAGGTCTATATGACGGCGGCATAG
- a CDS encoding Conjugative transposon protein TraI: MGEYYTNKNISVSYLRAQKQGDTDRVMALYGSANDRYW, from the coding sequence TTGGGGGAGTATTATACCAACAAAAACATCTCGGTGAGCTACCTACGAGCCCAAAAGCAGGGCGACACCGACCGTGTGATGGCTCTCTATGGCAGTGCTAACGATAGATACTGGTAG
- a CDS encoding Conjugative transposon protein TraJ, whose amino-acid sequence MDFSNLHEILRNLYTEMMPLCGTMAGVAKGIAGLGALFYVASRVWQSLARAEPIDVYPMLRPFAIGLCIMFFPSIVLGTINGVMSPVVKGTHQMLETQTMDMNKYRQQKDKLEYEAMLRNPETAYLVSNEEFDKQLEELGWSPGDMMTMTGMYIERGMYNMKKSMRDWFRELLELLFAAAALVIDTIRTFFLIVLAILGPIAFAISVWDGFQSTLTQWITRYISVYLWLPVSDLFSSILAKIQVLMLQNDISELQNNPNFSIEASNGVYLVFMIIGIIGYFTIPTVAGWIIQSGGAGNYGKNVNSTAGKAGSMAGAGAGAAAGNISGRLLGK is encoded by the coding sequence ATGGACTTTTCAAACTTACACGAGATTCTGCGGAATCTCTACACCGAGATGATGCCCTTGTGCGGAACAATGGCTGGCGTAGCGAAAGGTATTGCAGGACTTGGGGCATTGTTCTATGTAGCCTCACGTGTGTGGCAATCCTTGGCTCGTGCCGAACCTATTGATGTCTATCCGATGCTCCGACCATTTGCCATTGGACTATGTATAATGTTCTTCCCCTCCATTGTTTTGGGGACGATTAACGGTGTGATGTCGCCTGTTGTCAAGGGTACGCACCAAATGCTCGAAACACAGACGATGGATATGAACAAGTACCGACAACAAAAGGATAAACTCGAATACGAGGCGATGCTTCGCAATCCCGAAACTGCTTATCTGGTCTCCAACGAGGAGTTCGACAAGCAGCTTGAGGAGTTGGGCTGGAGTCCGGGAGATATGATGACGATGACAGGGATGTATATCGAACGAGGTATGTATAATATGAAAAAATCAATGCGGGATTGGTTTCGGGAGCTGCTCGAACTGCTCTTTGCGGCAGCGGCACTCGTGATAGATACGATACGAACATTTTTTCTGATTGTCCTTGCCATTCTAGGACCCATCGCTTTTGCAATTTCGGTCTGGGACGGTTTTCAGAGTACCCTCACGCAGTGGATTACACGCTATATCTCGGTCTATCTGTGGTTGCCCGTGTCGGATCTGTTCAGCTCCATACTTGCCAAAATTCAAGTATTGATGCTCCAAAACGATATTTCGGAGTTGCAGAATAACCCCAACTTCTCGATTGAAGCGAGCAACGGTGTGTATCTGGTATTTATGATTATCGGCATCATCGGCTACTTCACCATTCCTACCGTAGCAGGGTGGATTATCCAATCGGGTGGTGCAGGTAACTATGGCAAGAATGTCAACTCAACCGCTGGCAAAGCAGGCTCAATGGCGGGAGCCGGAGCAGGTGCGGCAGCAGGAAATATCTCAGGTAGATTATTAGGTAAATAA